Below is a genomic region from Raphanus sativus cultivar WK10039 chromosome 4, ASM80110v3, whole genome shotgun sequence.
ATGGACAAACCGTCGTGTCTGCTGCTGATTCAAAGGGTGCCGGACTTCGTGGCAAACTGAAAAAGGTCGTTCTTGCTTACAGTGGAGGCTTAGACACCTCCGTCATCGTCCCATGGCTtaagtatgttttttttgttcccTTTCTCTCCGATTCATTTCTAACCTATAACTTGTGTATATCATCCTCTGGTTTACTTGCCTTTTGATGCTTGTCATTCATGAAAGTTTTAATCTTTGTACTTTATCTTACATGGAAGTGTTTGTTTCGTAGGGAGAACTATGGCTGTGAAGTTGTGTGTTTCACCGCAGATGTTGGTCAGGTACGCTACATTACCGCCAACTATTTTCTGTAGCGTTCCTTTTATGTCTTCTCAATCTCTAAATGCTTTTGATATATGAAGGGAATAAAAGAGTTGGATGGTTTGGAACAAAAGGCTAAGGCTAGTGGTGCTTCTCAGCTGGTTGTTAAGGACCTCACAGAGGAGTTTGTGAAAGATTTCATATTCCCTTGTCTAAGAGCTGGTGCCATCTATGAACGAAAATACTTGCTTGGTACCTCCATGGCTCGACCTGTCATTGCTAAGGTAAACATTTCGAGGGGGGGTTTTGTATGATTATGCTGAGAATGGACCCAATCTGAACACATCTTTTTAAGTAGGCCTATTAACTCTAGTACAACTTGTAAATGATTAGGCCATGGTAGATGTAGCAGCAGAGGTTGGAGCTGATGCCGTTGCACATGGGTGTACTGGCAAAGGAAATGACCAGGCAAGTACTTGGATTGTCTTGCTACCGAAACACACAGACTTGTGGATTCTTACATTACTTTAACTTCTTGTGATTGGTTGACCAGGTTCGGTTTGAGCTCACCTTCTTCTCGTTAAACCCTGAACTTAAAGTTGTGGCACCGTGGAGAGAATGGGAAATCCAAGGAAGAGAAGACGCTATTGAGTACGCGAAGAAGCATAACGTTCCTGTCCCCGTGACTAAGAAATCTATTTATAGCCGAGACAGGAACCTCTGGCACCTTAGTCATGAGGTAAAAAACAAAAGTCATATACATTCCCTTTTGGATACAAATGGTTCATTCTGTCACGTGACTGTGAAACCAAACATCTTTTTGGTTGAAAGGGTGATATATTGGAAGATCCAGCTAACGAGCCGAAGAAAGATATGTACATGATGAGTGTAGATCCTGAAGATGCTCCTGATCAGCCTGAGTAAGTTGCTTTTCTCTAAGCCTTTGTTTGGTATCTTGACGTGTGAGTCTAATGTTATTGTATTTTAACAGGTACATCGAGATCGGGATAGAATCTGGACTTCCAGTGGCACTCAACGGGATGGCTCTTTCTCCAGCCACCCTTCTCTCAGAGCTAAACACAATAGGAGGGAAACACGGCATTGGCCGGATCGACATGGTGGAGAACCGTCTGGTTGGTATGAAATCACGTGGAGTCTATGAAACACCAGGAGGAACCATCCTGTTCGCAGCTGTGCAGGAACTGGAGTCTCTCACGTTAGACAGAGAGAGCATTCAGGTGAAAGACTCGTTGGCACTGAAGTACGCGGAGATGGTCTACGCGGGAAGATGGTTTGATCCGCTCAAGGAGTCCATGGACGCCTTCATGGAGAAGTTAACTGAGAAGACCACTGGATCCGTAACATTGAAGCTGTACAAAGGATCTGTGTCGGTGACAGGGCGGAAGAGTCCGAACAGTCTGTACAGACAGGACATATCTTCGTTTGAAGGGAGTGAGATTTACAACCAAGCTGATGCAGCTGGGTTCATTCGTCTTTACGGGTTGCCTATGAGAGTTAGAGCAATGCTTGAGAAAGGCATTTAGATAAAAGGCTTTCTTCGTGAGTTTATTTGAATTGACATTAGAAGATCACTTCCTTTGTTGTGTTCAAGATTTGATGCGTTTTAGCTTCAGCTTCTGTTTGGAATAATTGTGTCTTCTTTCTTCACTTTGTTTTCGTTTTTTGGAGAGAAACTCAATAAATCGAATAATGTGTGTTACTGTGAATGATGATGAACCTTACGGTTGAATTAATCTCTAATCACAGTTTATCACTATTTAAACTAGAAAGAGTATCAATCACAAgtgattaatttatatttaaaaaaatatttgaataaaataaattaaataaaagtgtaaaaattgtaaaaagtgcaagaaaaaattaaaataaaatatctttttaaaaagtaactAAAGAAGATCTAGAGATGACATTTGCTACATACATAATGACAGAGACAATGGCATGAAGAAAACACACTTCGCCTCCTAAGAACAGGATAGGTTTGTTTGTGAATCCACATTTTGATCTTGACTCTCTATTCGTCCAGATGCCCATCGTAAGCATCCCCGCTCCCACAGTTGCTATGATCCTGTTCTCCACCATCATCCAATCCACAAACACCACCAACAAGTGTCAATTTCATAACAAAAGTTTAAGTAATACtgtatatgtaaataaaaaatatactgtatatatgtattatatataacaaatgtTAATGTGTTGTTGTATATGCTTGCAAAATTTGAAGCTTGAAACAATTTATGTGATGATTatgacatcttttttttttactcttaagagtattaatttttttagttaccAAGTGAGATAAATACAGGCCGTGTGGATGTGTTTCGTGATCTTAGGTACGTAAATTATTGTGACTATATTGGAGATGATAACGCATCCTATCATAACAGCGATGAAATGAGCTGCTAACAAACATCCTAATGCTATTAACCCTCTCACGAAAGCTTTTTTGCTTGGAGATGTACACTCGAGTAAATTCACCTGCATCATGGGCATAACATAGATGAAACAATCATCGTCATCATTATCATTATTTGTTTACTAAAGGTGTATATataagatacatatatatatgtacctCTTGTTGGGCGATTTCGGCTTGCATTGCCACGAAACCAGCGACGACATCTAACCCCACCatcaaaaacatacaaaaaatagATGTAACACTAAAGCAGCAGCGTCCACTCTTTCCCCCTCTCCCATTTTTGTTATATTCAAGTTTAATCTTTAGTCTTCACTTTGAAAAGATTGGATTATTGTTGAAGTTGAAAGTATTGTGTGAAGGGAGAAAGTACGGTACGGTACTCCATCTTCTAAATAAAATGGATTGAATATAAAGGCTAGAGTCTGGACTGGATCTTAGCTTACATGGAAGGTAGCTGGGTGAGTAACTTTGTTCATTCCTATCTACATTAGTAgtcaaataaaaatgtgttcATAGATAATaccaaattaaataatgattatCTTTTGGTCAGAAACTTTTGTAGTCATATTTTTCGTacttgtttttcctttttttttctttgaaattcaATCAGCTTTGagtcaaaatttataatttctttagaCATGGACAAGACCCGGTTATTAAATCTTCTATTTATAGTTATTTAAGATTCGAATCTAACACTTCTacttttaaagaagaaaaatctaCTAATTTAAGATACATTTCTTTGTATATTCACAAAAcacatattattaatataaaatgtatacaCTTGCTTATATGTAAGTTCTCacctaaaatacaaaaatgtgtATATTTCCATTACTAAAGATGTATATCagcaaaatatatatctttgaCAATGAGAAAGGTGAGGAAAGGATAACACACTTCAATACATGAACGGGTAGGGGTGAGCATTTTACCCGATATTCGAAACCGCATCCGACCAGAAAATCTGAACcgaaatccaaaccaaaatagCAAAATACTCGAATGGGtattaagttaaaaaaattagatatctgaATCCGAACagataaaatctatatattttaaatacaagaaacttaaaaaatgaattattttcctttaaaatcTGAATATCCGAATCCGATCTGAAATAACCGAATCCGAACTAAAAATAACCGAATCAGACCTGAggtaccgaaatacccgaaatgGATTCTATatccctataccgaaatacccgatccgataTGTTTGTATAACAATTAAACCGATGTGTTTGAATTAGTTTAGACTAGTTAATTGGTTTTAGTCAATTTTATAATTGGATTTAGTCAGTTTGGTAATAGTTATTTTCCCTgaattttttaaaggaaaaaagtTTCCTACGTACACGAAGTTTACACTAATATGGTGAAACCATCCAAAATATCAAATGTGTCAATAACTACACGAAATTTGTGTTAATACATGCCACATGTACgaaataaatgataatatgtTGGAAACATCACAATCGGGTTTAATGGATTTTAAGCTAACTTAATGGGGGCAATCCGTAATTTAtgaaacttaataaatttaattgattttattaataaactcaataattattaaactttataaaattactaatttattaaacttaataaacttaacaaaaataatagtttctaacttaaaattattaaacttaataaaatttacaaatttaaacatgataattttttaacttaataaattattaaacttattaaatttattaaactcaataagtttattaaacttaataagtttaataaactcgattgattttattaataaactcaatgattatttaaacttaataaaatttataatttattaaacttaaggaaatttttttaacatatttattcaatttattaaatttattaaactttttcctgaagtttaataaattataattttattaagtttaaataattattaagtttattaataaaatcaatcaagtttattaaatttttttaataatttattgaaCTTAAggatatttttaatacatttattaaatttattaaaaatatttcctgaagtttaataaattataattttattaagtttaaataattattaagtttattaataaaatcaatcaagtatattaaatttattaagtttaataaaattattacgtttaataaaattaataagtttaaaaatggtaattttattaagttaaatattattattttataagtttaataaatttgtaattttattaataattttattatgttaaaaaatattatgttaaagTATTATGTTtgttaagtttattaagtttaataatttagtaattttattaagtttaataattattaagtttattaataaaatcaattaaatttattaatttcataaattacgaATTACTCCAATTAACTTAGCTTAAGATCAATTAAATCCGGTTGTGATGTTGTCAACATATTATCATTTACTTCGTACATATGGcatgtattaatataaatttcgtgtagttaatgatatattttgatattttggatGGTTTCCACCATATTAGTGTGAACTTCGTGTAGCtaggaaattttttttcttttttaaacgATTTTTGGAATAAgtttttagaataaatatttttcaagtaaAGTAAAGATAAATGCTTGAAAGATACGAAACCGGGCTTTAATAAACCGGTTTGCTCTTCCTCCTTACTCAAGCAAACAAATATTCATTACTTTCTTTCTCAGATCCGTCTCAAAGCTtaagcttttttctttttcctgaaTCGAGTGCAAGCAACCATGGACGGTGGAGCAGAAGGAACTCAGCAGCCTCACCTTATACTAGCTCACAAGCTCTTTCTCCTCACCCATCCAGATGTCCAAGACATCGAAAAAGTCCAGCTCAAGTCTGACGTCTTGGATTCCATCAAATCCGATGGTAAAGTATCTTCCTTTACTCCGAGTAGCTTCGGTTTTCTGTTCCTGATGTTGTTGGGTTTGTGTCTCTTTTGGGTAGGGATGGCTCCATTGTACGAAACCCTAGCGGCGTCTTCTGTTCTGGAGTTGGATCAGAGCTTGTTGGATTCCATGCGCGCTAACAACGAGGAGGAGCTTAAAAAGCTCGACGACAAGTAAAGTTTCTGCCTTTAGACAATTCTGGAGAATGTTCTTGTTCCATATTCATATTCCGACAGCTTGGTGCCAAAATATTACAACTTTGCGTGTGGATATATAATCCGCGGTGCCTTAAACTAGTTAAACTCGAATCCTTGTATTAGTGTCTGTTTGGTTTAGACTGATGTGGATGGTGTACTAGCTGTAGCATTACGGTGAATTGGGTCTATAATTGGATGTTACTTGTGCTGTGTGCAGTTTTAGAAACCGAGGCAGAATTGGTTTAGGAGTTAGGTCTTAAATTGGATGTTACTTGTGCTGATGTAATGATTTTGAGGGACTGAGTTTAAGACAGTATgaatcttagttttttttttctgtattgGAGATAACCATTAGCCTTTGTTATAGAGTTAAGAATCTGTCCTGTCTTACGTGTAGATGGTGTTAGTCTTCTCCTGCTTATTCCTTCCTTCTCCTTTATTTAGGATTGCAGATGCTGAAGAAAATTTGGGGGAAAGTGAAGTCCGTGAAGCTCATCTTGCTAAGGCTCTCTATTTCATCAGGATTAGTGATAAGGTACTAGAGAGCATGTCAAATGTTAGTCATTATGCACTTCAGAGAACTTCTTTCTATTGGCAACTAGAATTTTTTTactttgtgaattttatttaggAGAAAGCTTTAGAGCAACTGAAACTCACTGAAGGAAAAACCGTTGCTGTTGGCCAAAAGATGGATTTGGTCTTCTATACGCTCCAGCTTGCCTTCTTCTACATGGACTTTGATCTGGTATCCAAGAGCATTGACAAAGCTAAAAAGTAAAGTGTCGATTAGGCTATTTAACTTCATTTTGCTATCTTAACACACCCACCTTTCATGGGTCTAAAACTTTCTGTTTACACATGCCAGGTTGTTTGAAGAGGGCGGTGACTGGGAGAGAAAGAACAGGCTAAAGGTCTATGAAGGCTTGTATTGCATGTCCACCAGAAATTTTAAGAAAGCTGCCAGCTTATTTCTAGATTCCATTTCAACCTTCACGACTTATGAGATATTTCCCTACGAGACTTTCATCTTCTACACCGTCCTGACGAGCATCATAACTCTCGACAGAGTTTCCCTTAAGCAGAAGGTATTTCTCGATGGCTAAGAGCCCCTCTACTTTATTGAAGTGATGTGAATATTGTTTTCTAATTGACGTTCCTCTGTGAAAGATGTGAATcgttttgagaaaaaaatgataaatttctACTAATGTGACAGGTTGTTGATGCACCTGAAATCTTGACCGTGCTTGGGAAGATTCCATTCCTTTCCGAGTTCCTGAACTCCCTGTACGAGTGCCAGTACAAGGCGTTTTTCTCCGCATTTGGTGAGTACAATCCAGTGAAGAGATTATTAGCCTACTGAAGTGTCTTATCTTTGTTTTGCCTCTCTGTGCTAACGATAATGGCTCCATTGTGGATATATTTATTCTCAGCGGGAATGGCGGAGCAGATAAAGTTTGACCGTTACTTGAACCCACATTTCCGATTCTACATGAGGGAAGTGAGAACGGTGGTGTACTCTCAGTTTCTGGAATCTTACAAGAGCGTTACTGTCGATGCCATGGCAAATGCGTTTGGTGTTTCGGTTGATTTCATTGATCAGTAAGCACACCAGCTCTTTCTTTACAAGTAACGTAATCATACAAAGTTCGAACCTCACTGTCTCATGGTTTATTGTAATCAGGGAGCTGTCACGTTTCATTGCAGCTGGGAAGCTTCACTGCAAGATAGACAAGGTGGCAGGTGTATTGGAGACAAACCGTCCAGATGCAAAGAATGCGCTTTACCAGGCAACGATCAAGCAAGGAGATTTTCTGCTAAACAGGATCCAGAAGCTCTCTCGTGTCATCGATCTGTGAACCATGTCACACATGtttctttttcgttttttttttcttcttcaaaattGCAACTTGGATACACAGACGGCAGAATCTTCTTAAGGTTTGAGAACCGATATTCGAGATCAAAATACTAGTCGGGTTCCCTTGTTTCTTTTGACTCTAGTTGTCTCTCTGcatcttttagttgatttatatatCAGTTATGAATTATTCCCCAAGAACAAGAGATGAGAACAGACGCCATTTCTTTCTCGCGGTTCTTCCTGTCTACGACAAGTGTGACCAGCTTCTTTAGTAGGTTCAAAAGCAGAACACGAGTCTCAAGTTCAAGTGAGGAGtgtagtaaaaaaaatttaggaatCTGTAAAAGATTGGATTAAGGAAGTGTCTGAAGGACAAGAAAGGCAAAGCTTTTTTTACGAATGGAGGCCGCTTGCTACGGCTACGGTTTCACCACAAAAGACTGTCGCCACGTGTTAGTGTTTTCAACGGTTGCGCTTGCTTCGAACATATGTCGCCTTGCCAAAAGCAGTGGACTAAGGGGTTGACTGGTTTCCCCGCTACCATCCGCTAATGCAgtttttgcggttcatagcgatTTCGAAAAAtgctaaaatttatttatttatttatttatttttttgaattgaatgttaaatttaattcaaaagaaaaagacctTTATACATCAAGTGTTACCTCatccaaaaattaaaacaagCTTAAACTTCTAATAAAAAGACTCCAAATTTAAAACTATCTTGTGCTAAACCAATAGACCATCCCCTTCCCAATATCCATGTCTCCCTTCCTCTGCACAAGTGTAAGCTTGTTTCGCAAGTTTTCATCAATGAGCTTTATTAGCAAATTCGTTGGCGAGGCCTTCTCTCCATGCCTTTTTCTGTTCCTCTCCCTCCATATCATGTATACTGAAGTCTGAAACATATACTTAATGATGAACTGCTTCATCTTCCCATTCGAATTGTCTCTCATTACTCTCATCAACTCCTCCCACCTTACTGTAAATTTATCCAGCAGAACTCCCTTCATCAATGTTTTACAAATCTCTGCTGAAAAACCACACTCAAAGAAGAGATGCTCAACTGTTTCTAAAGGTTCATTACATAGAACGCATGAAACGTTTATGTTAGCTCCTCCATTCCAGTTTCTCATGCGGTCCCCTGTTGTCATTCTTCCTTTCATAGCAAGCCATAGGATAAAAGAGTATTTTGGCGTGGCATATTTGAACCAAACCTCCTTATGCCATTAACATTGTTGGTGAGTCTCTCTTGTAGCTCTCCATGTTTCTCCAGAAGAGAATGATCTCTTGTAATGACCTTTTGAATTTTTCCACAATGAAACATCCTCCTCCTGCGTTCTCTTGATTTTACAACTCTCGATATTTTCCTCTACTCTGTTTAGAATAAGAACACAGTGATTTCTTCTTCGATGCTTCCAACTATCCTCCACTGTAGCTTCAATTGAGATTCCCAAATCAAAGGGACTGCCATTACCCAGTAAATCCTTTAAGCATCCAAGAGATGACCAACTTTCATGGCAAAAGGAGGCACTTTTACCATTTCGAACTTCTACACGGTATAACTGCTTCGCTATCTCCCGagttttcagaattttcttcCACATCCAAGATCCCAGTTGTGTATTCTCCTTAACCGACCAAATAGAGCCTTTTCTGATAAGATAGATCTTGATCCAATTTACCCACATCAAGTTAGTAGATAGTATTCTCCAAATAAACTTCAAGCAGCTGGCCAAATTTGTTTCTTTCAACCTCCTCACACCTAAGCCTCCTTCCTCTTTCTTTCTACAGACATCAGACCAAGCCACTTTTATCTTCCTACCATTTAGTTCAGGACCCGACCACAGAAACTCTGAGCATAGCTTTTCTATCTCTTTTAGGCATCCACTTGGAAGCCTAAACGCTGCCATCCAAAAATTCGCAAGACTGTTTATCACTGATTAGATTGACTGGAGACGGCCTGCGTAAGATAAGAATCGTCCCGTCCATGAACCTATTCTCTTCCTTATCTTTTCAATGAGAGGCAAATAATCCAAGATAGTCATGTTTTTCGTGACCAGAGGGAGTCCAAGATAGCGAACAAGAAGCTTAACATTCACAAAAAGAAAGTGATGAAGAATATCTTTTTGATTTTGCTCTGAAATTCCCGCCAAAAACAAAGTTGATTTCTCCAAGCTAATTTTGAGACCCGATATCTTGTCGAATTCTTCAAACACTTTCAAGATTTCCTCTATAGATCTCTTGGTTCCATCTccaaaaatcatcaaatcatccGCAAAACATAAGTGAGTGAGATTTATATTCTTACACTTTGGATGGAACCCGAACTTCTCTCTCGTTGCAGCATCATCAAGCATCCTAGAAAACACATTCATGCACACCACAAACAGATATAGCGACAATGAACATCCTTGCCGTGAGTCCCTCTTGCTCTGAAAATGCTAAGATTCAATAGGCTGTTTTTTCCTTCCTAGGAATATAGTGAAAAATTTAATGACTAATACGGTAATTAGTAAAAGCATTAATTTGTTGGGGTTTGAGTGGAGAGAATGTTTGTTAAATTAATGATTAGACCACATAATTGTGAAATATTGTAGCCACTTACGATTTTACTAATTAGCTATATCAGCATTTGAGCTCAGGGAATAAAAGGGGGGCTTAAATTAGACGGTAAAATGATTTATGTCCTTTAATGATTTGATTAGTATATGCTAATCTAATATATGGTCTTGAAACATCTTCATGGATTAGCTAATAAAATCTAATAATGGTTCCACAAAATGGGAGTGTGTCATCAAGCTCGCTTAACCAGCTGCAGTGCAGGGAAGAACTCTGCCAATGAGCCTTGAGCTCTTGCTGTTCTGTGCCTCTCCCTGATCCTACAAGACATCAATGAACCATCAAACTTTTCCCTTCTAGTTCAGACCAAACTGATAGTATTATATGTTTACCTTGCCTAGTGGAGTCCTCCTCCAACACAACACATCAGTGTCATCTTCTGGCCTGCACAAAGGTCAGGCAGTTCACTAGCTATCCAAGTCACAAAAACAACTTAACATtgaaataaaatctatattaccatattttaccTTTTGTCACCCGGAGGCATATGTGGAGTGCACATAGCAGAATATACATCGCCTTGATCACTTGCACTGCTCATCCGCGACGATGCATTGGCTGAAGAACGTACGCTTCGAGCCCTCAAGACATTCCCTTGGCAACTTCTCAGAGAATTTGTAACTTCAGGTGAGTGATGATCAGAGTCGTTTATAGTAGTCAGGTAAGACTTGTGCAGCATTCTACGAGAGCAGCTGAAAAGTCCAGAGAAAAGCCTTCCTGCTGCTCTAGCACTCTTTGGTGGAGAACACTCAGAGATAACAAGATTCATTCGAATCTCAACATTGCATCCCAACACGGTTTGGAATGAGTCTGCAATCATTTTCCATGATTTCTCAGCTCTTGTTACATGCTGAGGTGTGTAGAATTCTAGTTCTGCTATTGCCACACTTGAACCTGAAAATATATAATGGATTTAGTACTACTTACCATACTTGAATATACCACACTTGAACATTAGAGTCTCTCTGAAAAAAGGGTAACTTACTACTTACCTTTGTCAATAGTAAGTGAAGTTAAcctccctcgtttccacaagaATCTCCTTAGTGAATCTGAACAGCACAACTCTGTGACCGTTTTCCACACTGTTTCAACTGTTTCGTTACAGTTTACGTCTTGACACTCCTCGGTTTGTTTACCCACATCACCAGGACACTCTGATGATGTGCTGGAGAGGTCACCGTCTAAAAAACAAAACCAGTGTCAGTTATATAGTTAAgcaaccaaaaaacaaaaacaaactaaaGACCTTTGCTTCTTTGGCTTCTTAAACACAATCCATTTTCATTTGCTGCGTAGGAAGACGAGTCGGTGTTGCTAAGTTGCAGCAGTGCAACAGTGAGCCAGGTTGTCTGGTTTTTCGAtgctctcaagtgtttctcagCGTCAGATAGTACCTTCAATGCATTACTCAGTTTTTGCATCTCTTCTTCagctatatataataatacaaCATATGATAAAAGTGTTATAGACATTGTTTAACCTGAAGCCgttatttgaagtttaatcatTAGGGTGCTTACATGTATGCCTTGTAAGAAACCGAAGTCTGGTTGCTGAACTATTCTCTTGAGATTTTCCAGCAATAATGTCCATAATCACATTAGCTAGCTGTGAAATAAGCTGCATAGGATCTATTTTGGATCTCATCAGCTCCCTCGCTCTTATAACCGTGTTCGAAGTATCAGAAGACAGTGCAAGATCAAGCAGATCAAGCAACTCATCATCAGACACAACCCCAATCTGAAACAAAATGAAAGAAAGTTTAATCTTCATTCTCAAGACAATGAtgattaataaactaaaaaggcGAAAGgcgaaaaaaataataacattttaaaaaacgCTCCGTTTTACTCTGGCGACAAAAAAGGCGAAAGGCGATTTGGGATTTCTCTCGTTCGATAACGACATGGGTACGGCGGATCCGCCGGATAAACCTCTTTCTCCGATGGAAGCTGGTTCATCTCTGGGGGAAACGCAAGGATCTGATCGGAAAACAAGCAGCGGTGATGATTTGATGGGGGTCTCGACTCCGACGAAGGATTTGGAAATAAGTTTCGATGGTGATGGTTTGAAGAGTGAGGGAGATATGAAGGGGGCTCCGACTCCGATGATAGATTTGCAAAAGAGTTCTGAGAAAGAAGGAGTGGTCGAATCACCGCAAGGGGTTCAGGATCCGATCAAGGCTAAAGGATCTTGGATAGGAGCAGTTCAAGGTCAGAAAGTTCTGAAGAAGTATGATGTTGAGATTGAGATGAAAGACGGGATAGGCATGATAACGGTACCGGAGGAGATCACAAAAGATGTACCTCCGCTATGGGATGACTTTCTGATAGGTAAATTCCTGGATAATGCTCCTCACATAGCTAAGGTGCATTCGATAGTGAATAAAATATGGACGCTGAATGATAAGTCTCAAAAGATTGAAGTGTTTGAGGTGAATGCGACGATGATGAAATTCAGAATATTGAATCAAGCTGATAAAAACAGGATTCTACGAAGGGGAATGTGGAATCTAGCGGGTGTGCCGGTGGTAATGACGAA
It encodes:
- the LOC108811566 gene encoding 26S proteasome non-ATPase regulatory subunit 6 homolog produces the protein MDGGAEGTQQPHLILAHKLFLLTHPDVQDIEKVQLKSDVLDSIKSDGMAPLYETLAASSVLELDQSLLDSMRANNEEELKKLDDKIADAEENLGESEVREAHLAKALYFIRISDKEKALEQLKLTEGKTVAVGQKMDLVFYTLQLAFFYMDFDLVSKSIDKAKKLFEEGGDWERKNRLKVYEGLYCMSTRNFKKAASLFLDSISTFTTYEIFPYETFIFYTVLTSIITLDRVSLKQKVVDAPEILTVLGKIPFLSEFLNSLYECQYKAFFSAFAGMAEQIKFDRYLNPHFRFYMREVRTVVYSQFLESYKSVTVDAMANAFGVSVDFIDQELSRFIAAGKLHCKIDKVAGVLETNRPDAKNALYQATIKQGDFLLNRIQKLSRVIDL
- the LOC108850020 gene encoding argininosuccinate synthase, chloroplastic → MAEITATSFPSSSSSALALRSSRYGNIRCQNVACLRTTSLFQELSVKRSQLSGNAVATSHVTGTRACKSQAIRAVLSGDGQTVVSAADSKGAGLRGKLKKVVLAYSGGLDTSVIVPWLKENYGCEVVCFTADVGQGIKELDGLEQKAKASGASQLVVKDLTEEFVKDFIFPCLRAGAIYERKYLLGTSMARPVIAKAMVDVAAEVGADAVAHGCTGKGNDQVRFELTFFSLNPELKVVAPWREWEIQGREDAIEYAKKHNVPVPVTKKSIYSRDRNLWHLSHEGDILEDPANEPKKDMYMMSVDPEDAPDQPEYIEIGIESGLPVALNGMALSPATLLSELNTIGGKHGIGRIDMVENRLVGMKSRGVYETPGGTILFAAVQELESLTLDRESIQVKDSLALKYAEMVYAGRWFDPLKESMDAFMEKLTEKTTGSVTLKLYKGSVSVTGRKSPNSLYRQDISSFEGSEIYNQADAAGFIRLYGLPMRVRAMLEKGI